One part of the Anser cygnoides isolate HZ-2024a breed goose chromosome 9, Taihu_goose_T2T_genome, whole genome shotgun sequence genome encodes these proteins:
- the AP1S3 gene encoding AP-1 complex subunit sigma-3 isoform X1 — translation MGDPGIESMNSSVFAGRKLGKILALQWSRMPSLVSVLASVSNFCIWIRFVVRAREASGLDLERLIQMLSLEAACSFGTSCFPANPCQRLRGFADRLAELLTAHSLTQLSQKEQIHFILLFSRQGKLRLQKWYTTLPDKEKKKIVREIVQIILARHQKTSSFVDWKDLKLVYKRYASLYFCCAIEDQDNELLTLEVVHRYVELLDRYFGNVCELDIIFNFEKAYFILDEFIIGGEVQDTSKRSAVKAIEDSDMLQETVEEYMNKPAF, via the exons ATGGGTGATCCAGGCATAG AAAGCATGAATTCTTCAGTTTTTGCAGGGAGGAAACTAGGAAAAATTCTGGCCCTTCAGTGGAGTAGGATGCCATCCCTTGTCTCTGTTCTTGCCAGCGTTTCTAACT TTTGCATCTGGATCAGGTTTGTGGTAAGAGCTCGCGAAGCCTCAGGCCTGGATTTAGAGCGTCTGATTCAGATGCTGAGTCTGGAAGCTGCGTGTTCTTTTGGCaccagctgcttcccagcaaATCCCTGCCAGAGGTTACGGGGATTCGCTGATCGGCTGGCAGAGCTACTCACAGCTCACTCCCTCACCCAGCTCAGCCAAAAAGAACAG ATACACTTTATACTGCTGTTCAGTCGACAGGGGAAATTAAGACTTCAGAAATGGTATACGACACTACCtgacaaagagaagaaaaagatcgTTCGAGAAATTGTTCAGATTATTTTGGCTCGCCATCAAAAAACAAGTAGTTTTGTTGACTGGAAAGACCTCAAGCTTGTTTACAAAAG GTATGCTagtttgtatttctgttgtGCAATAGAAGACCAGGATAATGAGCTCCTGACACTAGAGGTCGTTCATCGATACGTAGAACTTCTGGACAGATACTTTGGAAAC gtGTGTGAGCTGGATATTatctttaattttgaaaaagcttattttattcTTGATGAGTTTATAATTGGTGGAGAAGTACAAGACACTTCAAAGAGGTCTGCAGTGAAAGCCATAGAAGACTCTGACATGTTGCAGGAG acaGTGGAAGAGTACATGAACAAGCCtgcattttaa
- the AP1S3 gene encoding AP-1 complex subunit sigma-3 isoform X3, with protein sequence MIHFILLFSRQGKLRLQKWYTTLPDKEKKKIVREIVQIILARHQKTSSFVDWKDLKLVYKRYASLYFCCAIEDQDNELLTLEVVHRYVELLDRYFGNVCELDIIFNFEKAYFILDEFIIGGEVQDTSKRSAVKAIEDSDMLQETVEEYMNKPAF encoded by the exons ATG ATACACTTTATACTGCTGTTCAGTCGACAGGGGAAATTAAGACTTCAGAAATGGTATACGACACTACCtgacaaagagaagaaaaagatcgTTCGAGAAATTGTTCAGATTATTTTGGCTCGCCATCAAAAAACAAGTAGTTTTGTTGACTGGAAAGACCTCAAGCTTGTTTACAAAAG GTATGCTagtttgtatttctgttgtGCAATAGAAGACCAGGATAATGAGCTCCTGACACTAGAGGTCGTTCATCGATACGTAGAACTTCTGGACAGATACTTTGGAAAC gtGTGTGAGCTGGATATTatctttaattttgaaaaagcttattttattcTTGATGAGTTTATAATTGGTGGAGAAGTACAAGACACTTCAAAGAGGTCTGCAGTGAAAGCCATAGAAGACTCTGACATGTTGCAGGAG acaGTGGAAGAGTACATGAACAAGCCtgcattttaa
- the AP1S3 gene encoding AP-1 complex subunit sigma-3 isoform X2: MWRDAYVCIWIRFVVRAREASGLDLERLIQMLSLEAACSFGTSCFPANPCQRLRGFADRLAELLTAHSLTQLSQKEQIHFILLFSRQGKLRLQKWYTTLPDKEKKKIVREIVQIILARHQKTSSFVDWKDLKLVYKRYASLYFCCAIEDQDNELLTLEVVHRYVELLDRYFGNVCELDIIFNFEKAYFILDEFIIGGEVQDTSKRSAVKAIEDSDMLQETVEEYMNKPAF, from the exons ATGTGGCGGGATGCATATG TTTGCATCTGGATCAGGTTTGTGGTAAGAGCTCGCGAAGCCTCAGGCCTGGATTTAGAGCGTCTGATTCAGATGCTGAGTCTGGAAGCTGCGTGTTCTTTTGGCaccagctgcttcccagcaaATCCCTGCCAGAGGTTACGGGGATTCGCTGATCGGCTGGCAGAGCTACTCACAGCTCACTCCCTCACCCAGCTCAGCCAAAAAGAACAG ATACACTTTATACTGCTGTTCAGTCGACAGGGGAAATTAAGACTTCAGAAATGGTATACGACACTACCtgacaaagagaagaaaaagatcgTTCGAGAAATTGTTCAGATTATTTTGGCTCGCCATCAAAAAACAAGTAGTTTTGTTGACTGGAAAGACCTCAAGCTTGTTTACAAAAG GTATGCTagtttgtatttctgttgtGCAATAGAAGACCAGGATAATGAGCTCCTGACACTAGAGGTCGTTCATCGATACGTAGAACTTCTGGACAGATACTTTGGAAAC gtGTGTGAGCTGGATATTatctttaattttgaaaaagcttattttattcTTGATGAGTTTATAATTGGTGGAGAAGTACAAGACACTTCAAAGAGGTCTGCAGTGAAAGCCATAGAAGACTCTGACATGTTGCAGGAG acaGTGGAAGAGTACATGAACAAGCCtgcattttaa